One part of the Acinetobacter sp. XS-4 genome encodes these proteins:
- the recD gene encoding exodeoxyribonuclease V subunit alpha: MDNINSSEQADLSWLTTWSNFLNQAPFTEQSQGPEATSYLQQLIEASLQGDSCIDISSEQIAALGQLAISADQATSNVAPCVYDEQGLALYRYWHLEQRLAEQICRLKQQLIQPVSCDDYLDLLTDPHQQAALQMVARQSLSIITGGPGTGKTYTLARIIAVLSQAIPHIRVAMAAPTGKAAQRMQEALQNSFNDHKLLESGLMSEELRNQGTQTIHRLLGMGHSQTPRFNQKQQLPYDVIVVDEASMLDLNLATLLFEAVPESCRIILLGDANQLASVDVGAVLADLQQIQVLADNRVQLQTSRRFAEGALIGQVAKFIQAQTYQQDHVAVLQQFEIDIVEVSELKPVVLQNDMPDVVQLEYLPEGNHAEVEIYYQKLMLGFQGYIKSLKNYLKEERSIEQVQNVVKAFDDYRILTAVRHGPFGLQQLNQYAQRWIQQQLSIVTAGGWYVGRPVMMTYNDYQLGISNGDIGLCFEHRTQPQQFEVYFPSLNKWVAANRLPKSIQSAFALTIHKSQGSEFTHTAVVLDQAAKNLLSQELIYTAITRAKKVVSLLVHPEALLQSFTVRTTRKSGLVQKVNRLVR; encoded by the coding sequence GTGGACAATATAAATAGCTCTGAACAAGCCGATTTAAGCTGGTTAACAACGTGGAGTAACTTCTTAAATCAGGCTCCATTTACTGAGCAATCGCAAGGGCCAGAAGCCACTTCTTACTTGCAGCAGCTTATTGAAGCGAGCTTACAAGGCGATAGCTGTATTGATATCAGTTCTGAGCAAATTGCAGCACTTGGTCAGCTTGCTATATCTGCCGATCAAGCAACCTCAAATGTTGCCCCATGCGTCTACGATGAGCAGGGGTTGGCATTATACCGATATTGGCACCTAGAGCAACGACTTGCAGAACAAATTTGTCGATTAAAGCAACAATTAATTCAACCTGTATCTTGTGATGACTACTTAGACCTACTCACAGACCCGCATCAACAGGCAGCTTTACAAATGGTTGCTCGGCAGAGCCTGAGTATTATTACGGGTGGGCCGGGGACAGGGAAGACTTATACGCTTGCACGTATTATTGCTGTGCTGAGCCAAGCAATTCCGCATATTCGTGTGGCGATGGCTGCTCCAACGGGTAAAGCGGCACAGCGCATGCAAGAAGCATTACAAAACTCATTTAACGACCATAAACTGCTTGAGTCTGGATTAATGAGTGAAGAGCTCAGAAATCAGGGTACGCAAACGATTCATCGTTTGTTGGGAATGGGACATAGCCAAACACCGCGGTTTAATCAAAAACAACAACTTCCTTATGACGTGATTGTTGTGGATGAGGCTTCTATGCTGGATTTAAATCTAGCCACTCTTCTATTTGAAGCGGTGCCAGAGTCTTGTCGAATTATTTTATTAGGAGATGCAAATCAGCTCGCTTCCGTCGATGTCGGAGCAGTTCTTGCTGACTTGCAACAAATACAGGTGTTGGCTGACAACAGAGTACAATTACAAACCAGTCGCCGTTTTGCTGAAGGGGCGTTGATTGGGCAGGTTGCTAAATTTATTCAAGCACAAACCTATCAACAAGATCATGTAGCGGTTTTGCAGCAGTTTGAAATTGATATTGTTGAGGTTTCTGAATTAAAGCCTGTAGTTTTACAAAATGACATGCCAGATGTGGTTCAGCTTGAGTATTTGCCAGAAGGGAATCACGCAGAAGTCGAAATTTATTATCAGAAGCTCATGCTCGGTTTCCAAGGATATATAAAAAGCCTAAAAAATTATTTAAAAGAAGAACGCTCAATTGAACAGGTCCAAAATGTAGTAAAAGCATTTGATGACTATCGTATTTTAACGGCGGTCCGTCATGGCCCATTTGGGTTGCAGCAGTTAAATCAATATGCGCAGCGTTGGATACAACAACAGCTTTCAATAGTGACAGCAGGGGGATGGTATGTCGGTCGTCCAGTAATGATGACTTATAACGATTATCAGCTCGGTATTTCAAATGGTGACATTGGTTTGTGTTTTGAACATAGAACTCAGCCTCAGCAGTTTGAAGTATATTTTCCAAGTTTGAATAAATGGGTAGCTGCAAATCGATTACCTAAAAGTATCCAAAGTGCATTCGCTTTAACGATTCATAAGTCACAAGGTTCTGAATTTACACATACTGCCGTTGTTTTAGATCAGGCTGCAAAGAATTTATTAAGCCAAGAGCTTATTTACACTGCGATTACACGCGCTAAAAAAGTAGTGAGTCTTTTGGTTCATCCAGAAGCTTTACTACAGTCATTTACAGTGCGTACGACACGGAAAAGTGGTTTGGTTCAGAAAGTTAATCGGTTAGTTCGTTAA
- a CDS encoding UvrD-helicase domain-containing protein — protein MNSRVQVSYQPIIDIEFSGLHLIEASAGTGKTYTLSSLMVRIFLEKYLPRQVIATTFTRAAAAELKSRIRARLVETYRYLETKRSFTEHELLTQAEQEPDLLLQHILKSFATRIAYACERLKLVIDQLDELFVGTLDSFSQKLLREFAFESGKIERAQITDDAKTYSRQLIHDVLREWIQAQPQTVIDALYLAGELKSVDSFVKLVEDSLNFSSAHFKLPEKPTIQFEQLAQLKQLATEIDLSLLENYYQLDGEHYKHVSGTIFRNGAFNKLFSECLPQLLQVLTQSDSILVFDGSLTAQRELVFKFLGQLADQKVFKKCPAEISDGFYQHPTVQQIQQLFGVLKNYAEQFDQLHIFLKAYLCVEVKKRLPQVLQNKGETTFSQQIRTLSEALKGEQGQRFAVFVQARYPLILVDEFQDTNQDQDDMLASIWRHPERYQKGCMIMVGDRKQAIYGFRGGDMLTFLNAYKDIQTKHGREYKLIHNHRSVADLVEVVDALFQRQMDFGEEVQYDPIRAGTRPHPVLIEHNNHNPHPLRWLMLKDKETEAQQVAWKIRDLLNQSHAGELYFQKDAQTQTLNEDDIAVLSRNHDGLDKVQYELERLGIRVKRPSKRSVFDCTVAQDVGALLTAILHPYDEAKVKRALISRLFAMDLKQLLQLEQTAEGLSQFMTGFDTIRELWSAQGFLVAWQQCLIQFDIWQNLVAAQSKDNERVVVNLRHLTEILSQHSEKYSGAQNLYHWYLKQLGSPLDRDWELERKLSSEAGVQLMTIHQSKGLEFKIVFLLSADKPFRENNKTLNFSTQDVVQPDSSQTLTQRVVAIADKTYLNEVELKQHEERALAEQNRLWYVSLTRASHRVYALLQDSDGKSVSGLAFWKNRTEPFQHRCCTDEMVLEQIPQAIHLAKQTSIIEIQAQRFPEQRFYSRGKTSFSYLAQHLKHKAGTDLLASQSNDVVLAEDELDLINTAEAISAQPIDWIKSNFPRGTLAGNFLHEIFEHIDFQCLDDWVSEIRRRFKNDYSSLWQDLLNKYIESFPEEEDAENLLYQSVAEWLKDILRTPLYQGFRLNQLQQEQYLSEFPFYLALSDRVLAMTRIQQLFAEYGLNMPELLEARSARYLNGSIDLVYFDGQRYHIADYKSNYLGDDLADYCSDSIAQSMSLASYWLQAGLYLVALHRYLQVKMQDYQIEQHLGGATYLYLRGMNGEAGQGYYYWQPSIEFILRLDAILGYFAEDKIA, from the coding sequence ATGAACTCAAGAGTACAGGTGTCTTATCAACCTATTATTGATATTGAATTTAGTGGCTTACACTTAATTGAGGCTTCGGCAGGTACAGGAAAAACCTATACCTTATCAAGTTTGATGGTCCGTATCTTTCTTGAAAAGTATTTGCCTAGACAAGTGATTGCGACCACGTTTACCCGTGCTGCCGCTGCTGAGTTAAAAAGCCGTATTCGTGCCCGTTTGGTCGAAACGTATCGTTACTTAGAGACCAAGCGCAGTTTTACAGAACACGAATTGCTTACGCAGGCCGAGCAAGAACCTGACTTATTACTCCAACATATTTTAAAAAGCTTTGCGACGCGTATTGCCTATGCGTGTGAACGTTTAAAACTGGTCATCGATCAGTTAGACGAGTTATTTGTCGGGACACTCGATAGCTTTAGCCAAAAACTGTTACGTGAGTTTGCTTTTGAGAGTGGCAAAATTGAACGTGCTCAAATTACCGATGATGCCAAAACTTATAGCCGACAACTGATTCATGATGTTTTGCGTGAATGGATACAGGCTCAACCTCAGACTGTGATTGATGCCTTATATCTGGCAGGTGAACTTAAAAGTGTCGATAGTTTTGTCAAACTGGTCGAAGACTCACTTAATTTTAGTTCGGCTCATTTTAAGCTTCCTGAAAAGCCAACGATTCAGTTTGAACAACTTGCTCAGCTCAAACAGTTGGCAACAGAAATTGACTTAAGCCTTTTAGAGAACTATTACCAGCTTGATGGCGAACACTATAAGCATGTGAGCGGCACAATCTTTCGTAATGGGGCGTTTAACAAATTATTTAGCGAGTGTTTACCGCAGCTTTTGCAAGTTCTAACGCAAAGCGACAGTATTTTAGTTTTTGATGGGTCTTTGACAGCACAGCGTGAACTTGTTTTTAAGTTTTTAGGTCAACTTGCTGATCAAAAAGTTTTTAAGAAATGTCCTGCTGAAATTTCAGATGGATTCTATCAGCATCCTACAGTTCAGCAGATACAACAATTATTTGGTGTGCTGAAAAACTACGCTGAGCAGTTCGACCAGCTTCATATTTTTTTAAAAGCTTATTTGTGTGTAGAAGTTAAAAAACGTTTGCCGCAGGTTTTACAAAATAAAGGTGAAACTACTTTTTCTCAGCAAATTCGCACACTTTCTGAAGCTTTAAAAGGTGAACAGGGACAGCGTTTCGCAGTGTTTGTGCAGGCGCGTTATCCCTTAATTTTGGTTGATGAATTTCAGGACACTAACCAAGATCAAGACGACATGCTGGCGAGCATTTGGCGCCATCCAGAGCGCTACCAAAAAGGTTGCATGATTATGGTAGGGGACCGTAAACAGGCGATTTATGGTTTTCGTGGTGGGGATATGCTCACCTTTTTAAATGCCTATAAAGATATTCAAACCAAACATGGTCGTGAATATAAGTTAATTCATAACCATCGTTCCGTTGCTGATCTGGTTGAAGTGGTTGATGCCTTATTTCAACGACAAATGGATTTTGGTGAAGAGGTTCAATATGACCCAATTCGAGCGGGAACTCGACCTCATCCTGTACTGATTGAGCACAACAATCATAATCCTCATCCTTTACGCTGGCTCATGCTCAAAGATAAAGAAACAGAGGCTCAGCAAGTTGCTTGGAAGATTCGAGATCTACTCAACCAGTCACATGCTGGAGAGCTATATTTTCAAAAAGATGCTCAGACTCAAACTCTAAACGAAGATGATATTGCGGTATTGTCCCGTAACCATGATGGACTTGATAAAGTTCAATATGAGCTAGAGCGTTTAGGAATTCGGGTTAAGAGGCCCTCAAAAAGAAGTGTTTTCGATTGCACAGTTGCGCAAGACGTTGGTGCTTTGCTGACTGCCATACTTCATCCTTACGATGAGGCAAAAGTGAAGCGAGCTTTAATTAGCCGTCTATTTGCTATGGATTTAAAACAACTCTTGCAGCTTGAGCAGACAGCCGAAGGATTAAGCCAGTTTATGACTGGTTTTGATACCATTAGAGAGTTGTGGTCCGCTCAAGGCTTTTTAGTTGCATGGCAACAATGCTTAATCCAGTTTGATATATGGCAAAATTTGGTCGCTGCCCAAAGTAAAGATAATGAACGGGTTGTGGTGAACTTGCGTCATTTGACTGAAATTTTGAGTCAGCACAGCGAGAAATACTCAGGTGCACAAAACCTCTATCATTGGTATCTCAAACAGTTAGGTTCTCCTCTCGATCGTGATTGGGAGTTAGAGCGTAAATTGTCGAGTGAAGCTGGTGTTCAGCTCATGACAATTCACCAATCAAAAGGACTGGAATTTAAGATTGTTTTCTTATTAAGTGCAGATAAGCCCTTTCGAGAAAACAACAAAACTCTCAATTTTTCGACCCAAGATGTAGTCCAACCAGACTCAAGTCAGACCTTAACTCAACGTGTAGTTGCAATTGCTGATAAGACTTATTTGAATGAAGTTGAACTTAAACAGCACGAAGAACGAGCGCTTGCTGAACAGAATCGTCTTTGGTATGTCTCTTTAACGCGAGCAAGCCACCGCGTCTATGCACTTTTACAAGATAGTGATGGTAAATCAGTATCAGGCCTCGCGTTTTGGAAAAATAGGACTGAGCCTTTTCAGCACCGTTGCTGTACAGATGAAATGGTTTTGGAGCAAATCCCACAGGCAATTCATTTAGCCAAACAAACAAGTATTATTGAAATACAAGCACAACGATTTCCTGAACAACGTTTTTATTCACGTGGTAAAACCAGTTTCAGTTATTTGGCACAGCATTTAAAACATAAGGCTGGCACAGATTTATTGGCCAGTCAGAGCAATGATGTTGTATTAGCAGAAGATGAATTGGACTTAATTAACACTGCTGAAGCAATCAGTGCTCAGCCGATTGACTGGATCAAGAGTAATTTTCCTCGAGGAACGCTTGCCGGTAATTTCTTGCATGAAATATTTGAGCATATCGATTTTCAATGTTTAGATGACTGGGTAAGTGAAATACGTCGTCGTTTTAAAAATGACTATAGTAGTCTTTGGCAAGATTTACTTAATAAATATATAGAGAGCTTCCCAGAGGAAGAAGATGCCGAAAATCTGCTATACCAGTCAGTTGCTGAGTGGTTGAAAGATATTTTGCGAACACCGCTTTATCAAGGTTTCCGACTAAATCAGCTTCAACAAGAGCAGTATTTGTCAGAGTTTCCTTTTTATTTGGCATTGTCAGATCGGGTTTTAGCAATGACACGTATTCAGCAACTCTTTGCTGAGTATGGTTTGAATATGCCTGAATTACTTGAAGCACGTTCAGCACGTTATCTCAATGGCTCTATCGATTTGGTTTATTTTGATGGGCAGCGTTACCACATTGCCGATTATAAAAGTAATTATTTAGGTGATGATCTTGCAGATTATTGTAGCGATAGCATTGCTCAAAGTATGTCTTTAGCAAGTTATTGGCTACAGGCAGGTTTATATCTCGTTGCATTACATCGGTATTTGCAAGTCAAAATGCAGGATTATCAGATTGAGCAACACTTAGGTGGGGCAACTTATCTTTATTTACGTGGCATGAATGGTGAAGCTGGGCAGGGGTATTATTACTGGCAACCTAGCATTGAGTTTATTCTACGTCTTGATGCCATTTTAGGGTATTTTGCTGAGGATAAAATTGCATGA
- a CDS encoding exodeoxyribonuclease V subunit gamma — protein MGIHVIQSQRIDVLLQGVLASTSQASTHPLQVLKTQHFIVPSPAVEQWLIQKLAEQQGISANYQFHQRVRGFQWYAYQQVLTAHKDQVRKANIPRLIFKWRVHQALYEFIQPDTIGIDNSHPLHSIVQRIYDSADRLEHGIDKQLKKQKMLYWVAEQVADLFSNYMIYRGQCQRGCENSCTCPENWLAAWGQGRALDIEKYIVRKDEEVTAFALHQTQELERWQRWLWQQHFHDDFVQMQQIDALFWQELDHPDRSKRAISRLPNQVVIFTLLDLPPSQLQFLRRLGQYIDVLILHYNPSQEYWADSVDPLWKQRYDLGVKERFIAKNPKATDAEISDFFNKFTLNFNAEARESRHPLLTRLGKQARDHFSLLSNLSTGEEGKWVDAFVDDFPESLLGKVQSDILHLVEPQAKQYELASDDDSIQIHVCHSTLRQLEVLKEQLIGWLAKPHEQPRRPNDILVLVPNLADIEPLIRSVFPAMATEQGVHLPVKIAGVASLDALNAWRAVIGRIQLMQGRFSFDDFADWLSLYATQQRYELEYVQVERILNLLADAGFKRGLDAEHLKRSLCEGDDDYRYSFKFALERLALGIAVPVHATFNQVLSYAKVQPSDFELVGTLIQIYQDLNERRDWLTLHEQGKVYTVEYWLQVLGKDIVEFEQVGVAALKAVREIVKKQERMLTLASYYAETETGTLRKITLPLPYIIEEIQRTLESQSAQAEPTGQITFAQIGHIRPLPYRLMVMLNLDAGQFPNRDTHVPFDLMDALRQQLGDRSRLEDDQGAFLDALLLAQDNLWLFYNGFDVNDGEVREPSSILQEFREHLALIVKAEDDVPENVDVEGIEIPSQLIQLYHLHDLQPFDRKGFTVEKSVIRYQDHWFKVASQIQQVSGNRQPWANTTYPLQAPDMLVLESQQWIQDVTFPARLYLKTLGVENLGSVGVLDQNEPLLLDGLGRYAIRHFLQQFEQHAQPEVLIDQLPVGKVKYSAWQQGVFEQECLLERLHQYAPSVTQTTQRVWRIAKQLHMNITVPKSETQDWVSMEPSSARAKRRAKVWLEHLLWLAYLNEGSAGAEKRRIVVFSDQTVICSGVSSEQARQYLQPWFKIWRHAQQQPLVLPAALLLKPLEKAKAYQWETTNQAEKAKLDEKSYTELLKYWNETGSFTTMDMTQNEACKLHRDWSFILQEQDAQALLQHACDEFAYDLYHPVFQFQHSE, from the coding sequence ATGGGGATTCATGTTATTCAAAGTCAACGTATTGATGTGTTGTTGCAAGGTGTATTGGCGTCTACATCTCAAGCTTCAACGCATCCATTACAGGTTTTGAAAACCCAGCATTTTATTGTTCCAAGTCCTGCGGTTGAACAGTGGCTGATACAAAAACTTGCAGAACAGCAGGGCATAAGTGCCAATTACCAGTTTCACCAACGAGTACGTGGCTTTCAGTGGTATGCCTACCAGCAAGTTTTAACTGCGCATAAAGATCAAGTCCGAAAAGCGAACATCCCACGTTTGATTTTTAAATGGCGGGTTCATCAGGCTTTGTATGAATTTATACAACCTGACACAATCGGTATAGACAATTCACATCCTCTACATTCTATTGTTCAGCGCATTTATGACAGCGCAGATCGACTCGAACACGGCATCGATAAACAATTAAAAAAACAAAAAATGCTGTATTGGGTCGCTGAGCAGGTTGCTGATTTATTTAGCAACTATATGATTTATCGTGGACAGTGCCAGCGTGGTTGTGAAAATAGTTGTACCTGTCCAGAAAACTGGTTAGCTGCTTGGGGGCAAGGCCGAGCGCTCGATATTGAAAAATATATTGTGCGAAAAGACGAAGAAGTGACTGCTTTTGCATTGCACCAAACTCAAGAGTTGGAGCGTTGGCAGCGTTGGTTGTGGCAGCAACATTTTCATGATGACTTTGTGCAGATGCAGCAAATTGATGCGTTGTTCTGGCAAGAGTTAGATCATCCGGACCGCAGTAAGCGCGCTATTTCAAGATTACCTAATCAGGTGGTGATTTTTACTTTATTAGATTTACCACCAAGCCAGTTACAGTTCTTGCGCCGTTTAGGCCAATATATTGATGTATTGATTTTGCACTATAACCCTTCACAAGAATATTGGGCTGATAGTGTCGATCCATTGTGGAAGCAGCGTTATGACCTAGGAGTAAAAGAGCGTTTTATTGCAAAAAATCCAAAGGCTACAGATGCTGAAATTAGTGATTTTTTTAATAAATTTACACTCAATTTTAATGCTGAAGCGCGTGAGTCCAGACATCCGCTTTTAACCAGATTGGGTAAACAAGCCCGCGACCACTTTTCGCTATTATCCAATTTGTCTACGGGCGAAGAAGGTAAGTGGGTTGATGCTTTTGTGGATGATTTCCCTGAAAGTTTACTCGGTAAAGTTCAGTCAGATATTTTACATTTAGTGGAACCCCAAGCTAAACAATATGAGCTTGCCTCAGATGATGACTCTATTCAAATTCATGTTTGCCATTCGACTTTACGTCAACTTGAAGTATTAAAAGAGCAATTGATTGGTTGGTTGGCTAAACCGCATGAGCAGCCGCGCCGTCCAAATGATATTTTAGTTTTAGTTCCTAATTTGGCCGATATAGAGCCTCTAATTCGAAGTGTATTTCCTGCTATGGCCACAGAGCAAGGTGTGCATTTGCCTGTGAAAATCGCAGGTGTTGCATCACTTGATGCACTGAATGCATGGCGCGCCGTGATTGGGCGTATTCAGTTGATGCAGGGGCGTTTTAGCTTTGATGATTTTGCTGACTGGTTAAGTTTGTATGCGACTCAGCAACGTTACGAACTTGAATATGTTCAGGTTGAGCGAATTTTAAATTTACTCGCCGATGCAGGCTTTAAACGAGGGCTTGATGCAGAGCATCTCAAGCGCAGTTTGTGTGAAGGGGATGACGATTATCGATATAGCTTTAAATTTGCTTTAGAGCGATTGGCCCTTGGCATTGCCGTGCCTGTGCATGCGACATTTAATCAGGTGTTGAGTTATGCCAAAGTTCAACCGAGTGATTTTGAGCTGGTTGGTACACTCATTCAGATTTATCAAGATTTGAATGAGCGCCGTGATTGGTTAACGCTGCATGAACAGGGGAAAGTCTACACGGTTGAATATTGGCTACAGGTGTTGGGCAAAGATATTGTTGAATTTGAGCAGGTCGGTGTGGCTGCTTTAAAAGCCGTTCGGGAAATTGTTAAAAAACAAGAACGAATGTTAACGCTCGCAAGTTATTACGCAGAGACAGAAACAGGAACTTTGCGCAAAATTACCTTACCTCTGCCTTACATTATTGAAGAAATTCAACGGACATTAGAAAGCCAAAGTGCACAAGCTGAACCGACAGGACAGATTACCTTTGCCCAAATTGGACATATTCGGCCGTTACCCTATCGCTTAATGGTCATGCTAAATCTTGATGCAGGGCAATTTCCAAACCGTGATACCCATGTTCCATTTGATTTAATGGATGCACTGCGTCAGCAGTTAGGTGACCGCTCTCGTCTTGAAGATGATCAAGGTGCTTTTTTAGATGCTTTATTATTAGCCCAAGACAATTTATGGCTGTTTTATAACGGGTTTGATGTGAACGATGGTGAGGTGCGAGAACCTTCCAGCATTCTTCAAGAGTTCCGTGAACACCTTGCCTTGATTGTGAAAGCTGAAGACGATGTACCTGAGAACGTAGATGTGGAAGGGATTGAGATTCCATCACAGTTAATACAACTCTATCACCTACATGATTTACAGCCCTTCGACCGGAAAGGTTTTACTGTAGAAAAAAGTGTGATCCGTTACCAAGATCACTGGTTTAAGGTTGCTTCACAAATTCAGCAAGTCTCAGGAAACCGTCAACCTTGGGCGAATACGACCTATCCGCTGCAAGCCCCTGATATGCTGGTTTTAGAGAGCCAGCAGTGGATACAAGATGTGACGTTCCCTGCACGGTTATATTTGAAAACTTTAGGAGTAGAAAACTTAGGAAGTGTCGGAGTGCTCGACCAAAATGAACCTTTATTGTTAGATGGTTTAGGGCGCTATGCGATTCGACATTTTTTACAACAATTTGAACAGCACGCACAACCTGAAGTATTAATTGATCAGTTGCCTGTAGGCAAAGTCAAATACAGCGCATGGCAACAAGGTGTGTTTGAGCAAGAATGTTTGCTTGAACGCCTTCATCAATATGCACCATCAGTGACACAAACGACTCAGCGTGTTTGGCGCATTGCTAAGCAGCTTCACATGAATATTACTGTTCCAAAGTCTGAAACTCAGGATTGGGTGAGTATGGAGCCTTCAAGTGCCCGAGCAAAAAGACGCGCGAAAGTCTGGTTGGAACACTTACTTTGGTTAGCTTATTTGAATGAGGGAAGTGCAGGAGCTGAAAAACGTCGTATTGTGGTTTTTAGCGATCAAACAGTGATTTGTAGTGGTGTTAGTTCTGAGCAAGCTCGGCAATATTTACAGCCATGGTTTAAAATCTGGCGTCATGCACAGCAACAACCATTGGTTCTACCAGCAGCCTTATTATTAAAGCCATTAGAAAAAGCCAAAGCATATCAGTGGGAAACAACAAATCAGGCAGAAAAAGCAAAACTGGATGAGAAGAGCTACACTGAGCTGTTAAAATACTGGAATGAAACAGGGTCATTTACCACAATGGATATGACTCAAAATGAAGCTTGCAAGTTGCATCGAGACTGGAGCTTTATTTTACAAGAACAAGATGCGCAAGCTTTGCTTCAACATGCTTGTGATGAGTTTGCGTATGATCTGTATCATCCGGTTTTTCAATTTCAACATTCGGAGTAA
- a CDS encoding phosphate--AMP phosphotransferase yields MSEQQPKFEIRDEEQLSVDLIEAQYALKESRGKPNAKSTLILMSGIELAGKGEAVKQLREWLDPRYLRVKADAPRVLTDTEAFWQSYSEFIPTEGQIVVMFGNWYSDLLVTATHVSEPLDEARFDEYVENMRAFEQDLKNNYVDVVKVWFDLSWKSLQKRLDKIDPSEQHWHKLHGLDWRNKKQYDTLQKLRRRFTDDWYIIDGEDEKQRDQFFAQYLLQHMRQLPDHETEVKGKWQQSKIPESLLKPSNEPLEKAEYKKELDKLSKKIADAMRFDKRNVVIAFEGMDAAGKGGAIKRIVKNLDPREYDIHCIGAPERFEARHPYLWRFWNRINEAEKITIFDRTWYGRVLVERVEGFASPLEWQRAYDEINRFEKDLFDSQTIVVKIWLAISKDEQEQRFKAREETPHKRFKITAEDWRNRDKWDDYLKAAADMFERTSTDYAPWYIVATDDKYTARLEVLRAVLKQLRAD; encoded by the coding sequence AGATGAAGAACAGCTTTCTGTCGATTTGATTGAAGCACAATATGCTTTAAAAGAAAGTCGTGGAAAGCCCAATGCTAAAAGCACGCTGATTTTAATGAGTGGTATTGAATTGGCAGGGAAAGGGGAAGCAGTTAAGCAGCTTCGTGAGTGGTTAGACCCTAGATATTTGCGAGTAAAAGCAGATGCACCCCGTGTGCTGACAGATACAGAAGCATTTTGGCAATCTTATTCGGAGTTTATTCCTACCGAAGGTCAAATCGTGGTGATGTTTGGCAATTGGTATAGCGATTTGCTCGTCACAGCAACGCATGTGTCTGAACCTTTAGATGAAGCGCGATTTGATGAATATGTTGAAAATATGCGGGCATTTGAGCAAGATTTGAAAAATAACTATGTCGATGTGGTTAAAGTCTGGTTCGATCTTTCATGGAAATCACTACAAAAACGTTTAGACAAAATTGATCCGTCAGAGCAACACTGGCATAAGCTTCACGGCTTAGACTGGCGTAATAAAAAACAATATGACACTTTGCAAAAGTTACGCCGTCGCTTTACCGACGATTGGTACATTATTGATGGCGAAGATGAAAAGCAGCGTGATCAGTTTTTTGCTCAGTATCTTTTACAACACATGCGCCAACTTCCTGATCATGAAACCGAAGTCAAAGGGAAATGGCAGCAGTCAAAAATTCCAGAGAGTTTATTAAAACCTTCTAATGAACCCCTTGAAAAAGCCGAATATAAAAAAGAGCTCGATAAACTAAGCAAAAAAATTGCTGATGCCATGCGTTTCGATAAACGTAATGTCGTCATTGCTTTTGAGGGAATGGATGCTGCTGGTAAAGGGGGTGCAATTAAGCGAATTGTTAAAAACCTAGACCCGCGTGAATATGATATTCACTGTATTGGAGCACCAGAACGCTTTGAAGCACGACACCCTTACTTATGGCGCTTTTGGAACCGTATTAATGAAGCCGAGAAAATCACGATCTTTGATCGGACATGGTATGGGCGTGTACTTGTTGAACGTGTTGAAGGTTTTGCTTCACCTTTAGAGTGGCAGCGTGCCTATGACGAAATTAATCGTTTTGAAAAAGATTTATTTGATAGTCAAACGATTGTAGTAAAAATTTGGCTTGCGATTAGCAAAGATGAGCAAGAACAGCGCTTTAAGGCCAGAGAAGAGACACCGCATAAACGTTTTAAAATTACCGCGGAAGATTGGCGTAATCGTGATAAGTGGGACGATTATTTAAAAGCGGCAGCAGATATGTTTGAGCGAACCAGTACTGATTACGCCCCTTGGTATATTGTTGCAACTGATGATAAATATACGGCACGTCTAGAAGTATTAAGGGCGGTTTTAAAACAGCTGAGAGCAGATTAA